One Arcobacter sp. F155 DNA window includes the following coding sequences:
- a CDS encoding DEAD/DEAH box helicase family protein translates to MTEAQTRFDLIDIELNNSGWNINDTLKVIQEYEIELDDNLPAFFDKTKRYVDYVLLNKTGHIIAVVEAKRDNKAVQSAKTQAEYYARRIKNKQGFTPFIYITNGNEIEFWDSENGVPRKVLSYHSLEDLETYRKRNENNIVLSPELLNKNIAGRHYQVEAITRTLEKLNDKHRSILWVMATGTGKTRTIISLVDILLREGFVKRVLFLADRRELARQAMDNFKEHLPNQSRQRIETETFEKDKRLYVSTYQTMMSLLKKTDISQGFFDLVVADESHRSIYNYYGQLFLKFDALKLGLTATPVDFIDRDTFKFFGTDRGNPTFAYTYEQAIEDNYLCPYEVMNIKTKFQDKGIKFDLLSKEEQEKLKNSGFSEEDIDFEGSSIEKMVINDDTNRKILTTFMDNCYKHPITNLPAKTIIFAVSKPHAYRLEKLFNELFPQYHSKVAKVIVSELNNTEELIKEFRDVDSGFNIAISVDMLDTGIDVPSIMNLVFAKPVFSRAKFWQMIGRGTRLYDEVFTKEKFVIFDFWGNFEYFNDKPEGFEPKEQISLNRKIFNENIQLLKNLDNEEFEYVKEEIREQINSLPKEDFFIKSKATLLSNVNEDFYNNLKSNLLALGNISELIDRIEVKEPQELQFRVKVKKLQNVKIKNDTKLIEKYINSILNDIERVRINKSLTIVKDNLELLDKCSDGKYWFEIDFNTTNEITDKLAPLMKYKSKNEVQVVHFDLEDAISTITDIEINHPSVNIKEYEKSLLETLQKIINQSETLQKLFIGAPLDNEDIENLKNDLIKQGLDTEQLCKIFDCKSNDMVEILSNIINKKEYKLPFLLDKFIETHTLNSNQIEFIKAIKHYIKEKHNITRKDLMQNPFTKYHKMGILGMFKGSLMNELVEIIDDKETAV, encoded by the coding sequence ATGACAGAAGCACAAACAAGATTTGATTTAATAGACATAGAACTAAATAATAGTGGTTGGAATATAAATGATACTCTAAAAGTAATTCAAGAGTATGAAATAGAATTAGATGACAACTTACCTGCATTTTTTGATAAAACAAAAAGATATGTTGATTATGTATTATTAAATAAAACTGGACATATAATTGCTGTTGTTGAAGCTAAAAGAGATAATAAAGCTGTCCAAAGTGCTAAAACACAAGCTGAATATTATGCAAGAAGAATTAAAAATAAACAAGGTTTTACTCCATTTATTTATATTACAAATGGAAATGAAATAGAGTTTTGGGATAGTGAAAATGGAGTTCCAAGAAAAGTATTATCTTACCATTCATTAGAAGATTTAGAAACTTACAGAAAAAGAAATGAAAATAATATAGTTTTATCACCTGAATTACTAAATAAAAATATTGCAGGGAGACATTATCAAGTTGAAGCTATTACAAGAACACTTGAAAAATTAAATGATAAACATAGAAGTATTTTATGGGTTATGGCAACTGGAACTGGTAAAACAAGAACTATTATATCTTTGGTAGATATTTTATTAAGAGAAGGTTTTGTAAAAAGAGTTTTATTTTTAGCAGATAGAAGAGAATTAGCAAGACAAGCTATGGATAATTTCAAAGAACATTTACCAAACCAATCAAGACAAAGAATTGAAACAGAAACTTTTGAAAAAGATAAAAGGTTATATGTATCAACTTATCAAACTATGATGTCATTACTTAAAAAAACAGATATTAGTCAAGGTTTCTTTGATTTAGTAGTTGCAGATGAAAGTCATAGAAGTATTTATAATTACTATGGACAACTATTTTTAAAATTTGATGCTTTAAAATTAGGACTTACTGCAACACCTGTTGATTTTATAGATAGAGATACTTTTAAGTTTTTTGGAACTGATAGAGGTAATCCAACTTTTGCATATACATATGAACAAGCTATTGAAGATAACTATTTATGTCCTTATGAAGTTATGAATATAAAAACAAAATTTCAAGACAAGGGAATTAAATTTGATTTACTTTCAAAAGAGGAACAAGAAAAATTAAAAAACAGTGGTTTTAGTGAAGAAGATATAGATTTTGAAGGTAGTTCTATTGAGAAAATGGTTATCAATGATGACACAAATAGAAAAATACTAACCACTTTTATGGATAACTGCTATAAACACCCAATTACAAACTTACCTGCAAAAACAATTATATTTGCTGTAAGTAAGCCTCATGCATATAGATTAGAGAAACTATTTAATGAACTTTTTCCACAATACCACTCAAAAGTAGCAAAGGTTATTGTATCTGAACTAAACAATACAGAAGAACTAATTAAAGAGTTTAGGGATGTAGATAGTGGTTTTAATATTGCTATTTCTGTTGATATGTTAGATACTGGTATTGATGTTCCTTCTATTATGAATTTAGTGTTTGCAAAACCTGTATTTAGTAGAGCTAAATTTTGGCAAATGATAGGAAGAGGAACAAGACTATATGATGAAGTTTTCACAAAAGAAAAATTTGTAATATTTGATTTTTGGGGTAATTTTGAATACTTTAATGATAAGCCAGAAGGTTTTGAACCAAAAGAACAAATCTCTTTAAACAGAAAAATATTTAATGAAAATATACAACTACTTAAAAACTTAGATAATGAAGAGTTTGAATATGTAAAAGAAGAGATAAGAGAACAAATAAACTCTTTACCCAAAGAAGACTTCTTTATAAAATCAAAAGCAACACTTTTATCAAATGTAAATGAAGACTTTTACAATAACCTTAAATCAAACCTTTTAGCACTTGGAAATATATCTGAACTAATTGATAGAATAGAAGTAAAAGAACCACAAGAATTACAATTTAGAGTGAAAGTTAAAAAACTTCAAAATGTAAAAATCAAAAATGATACAAAACTAATAGAGAAATATATCAACTCTATTTTAAATGATATAGAAAGAGTTAGAATTAATAAATCACTAACAATAGTAAAAGATAATTTAGAACTATTAGATAAATGTAGTGATGGAAAGTATTGGTTTGAAATAGATTTTAACACTACAAATGAAATAACTGATAAATTAGCTCCTTTAATGAAATATAAATCAAAAAATGAAGTTCAAGTTGTTCATTTTGATTTAGAAGATGCAATTTCAACTATTACAGATATTGAAATAAATCACCCATCAGTAAATATAAAAGAGTATGAAAAAAGTTTATTAGAAACTTTACAAAAGATAATAAACCAATCTGAAACTTTACAAAAACTATTTATTGGTGCTCCACTTGATAATGAAGATATAGAAAACCTAAAAAATGATTTAATAAAACAAGGTTTAGATACTGAACAACTATGTAAGATATTTGATTGTAAATCAAATGATATGGTTGAGATTTTAAGCAATATCATCAATAAAAAAGAGTATAAACTTCCTTTTTTACTTGATAAATTTATAGAAACACATACATTAAACTCAAATCAAATTGAGTTTATAAAAGCTATAAAACACTATATAAAAGAAAAACATAATATTACAAGAAAAGATTTAATGCAAAACCCATTTACAAAATATCATAAAATGGGAATATTAGGAATGTTTAAAGGTAGCCTAATGAATGAACTAGTTGAGATAATAGATGACAAGGAAACTGCTGTATGA